In Planctomycetota bacterium, one DNA window encodes the following:
- a CDS encoding ABC transporter ATP-binding protein yields the protein MALLEVRDLRTYFRTTGQPRKVIDGVSFAIESRKTLGLVGESGCGKSLTALSVMQLIPRPGYVAGGEILLGGRDVTRMSGPEKRGVRGRHMAMVFQEPMTSLNPVLSIKTQLLEAIRHGRPEGVRQSSAFARGRGAQIKEAVEALRLTDMPDPLQRLSQYPHQLSGGMRQRVMIAMALACRPELLIADEPTTALDVTVEAKILDLLRDLQRRLGTAILFITHDLAVVSEMAHRVAVMYAGKIVEMAPTDSLFARPCHPYTELLLRCRPSRAQRGRQLQTIQGTVPDPKDYAPGCRFSDRCPHAFGPCRDLEPRPQEIEPGHAVACHLYAGPIAPPVTVSPPASQESAEARAPADASRRCGDGLLLEARQVVKHFPIRKGVFQRVVGHVKAVDGVDLAIRRGTTLALVGESGCGKTTLGKTLIRLLPATSGTVRLGGREVTALDDEALRQFRREAQIVFQDPYSSLNPRMTVQAIVEEGMLVHGIGRSREERRDRTRRILEGVGLKADALGCYPHEFSGGQRQRIGIARALAVEPKFLVLDEPASALDVSIQAQILNLLRRLQGAGSERLTYLFITHDLGIVEYMADEVAVMYLGRIVERSPAESLFDEPCHPYTRALLSAIPGQETPGRGGRIRLEGDVPSPSRPPPGCHFHLRCPEGMPVCRELYPGETDLGGGRMVRCHLYGDKES from the coding sequence GTGGCCTTGCTTGAAGTCAGGGATCTGCGGACGTACTTCCGCACCACCGGCCAGCCCCGGAAGGTGATCGACGGCGTTTCGTTTGCCATCGAGAGCCGAAAGACGCTCGGTCTCGTCGGGGAGTCGGGCTGCGGCAAGTCGCTGACCGCCCTCTCGGTCATGCAACTCATTCCGCGGCCGGGCTACGTGGCGGGCGGGGAGATCCTCTTGGGGGGCCGCGATGTCACGCGTATGTCCGGGCCCGAGAAACGCGGCGTCCGCGGACGCCACATGGCGATGGTTTTCCAGGAACCGATGACCAGCCTGAATCCCGTGCTGTCCATCAAGACGCAACTCCTGGAGGCCATCCGGCACGGGCGGCCGGAAGGCGTGCGGCAATCATCGGCCTTCGCTCGCGGACGAGGGGCCCAGATCAAGGAGGCCGTCGAGGCATTGCGGCTGACGGACATGCCGGACCCGCTCCAACGGCTCTCGCAGTACCCGCATCAACTCTCGGGCGGGATGCGGCAGCGGGTCATGATCGCCATGGCGCTTGCGTGCCGGCCGGAGTTGCTCATCGCCGACGAGCCGACCACGGCGCTTGATGTGACCGTGGAGGCGAAAATCCTGGACCTCCTGCGGGACCTCCAGCGCAGACTCGGAACGGCCATCCTCTTCATCACGCACGACCTGGCGGTCGTGTCGGAGATGGCGCACCGCGTGGCCGTCATGTATGCCGGGAAGATCGTGGAAATGGCCCCCACGGACTCCCTCTTCGCCCGGCCATGCCATCCCTACACCGAGTTGCTGCTGCGGTGCCGGCCCAGTCGGGCCCAGCGGGGGCGGCAACTCCAGACCATCCAGGGCACGGTGCCTGACCCAAAGGACTACGCGCCCGGCTGCCGGTTCTCAGACCGTTGCCCGCACGCGTTCGGGCCGTGCCGGGACCTTGAGCCGCGCCCCCAAGAGATCGAGCCCGGCCACGCGGTCGCCTGCCACCTGTACGCCGGGCCCATCGCGCCGCCGGTTACGGTTTCGCCGCCGGCATCCCAGGAATCTGCCGAGGCCCGAGCGCCGGCGGACGCCTCGCGGCGATGCGGGGACGGCCTGCTTCTGGAGGCCCGCCAGGTCGTGAAGCACTTTCCGATCCGCAAAGGGGTCTTCCAGCGGGTCGTCGGGCACGTCAAGGCCGTCGACGGCGTGGACCTTGCCATCCGCCGCGGAACCACGCTCGCGCTGGTCGGGGAGTCCGGCTGCGGCAAGACGACGCTGGGCAAGACCCTCATCCGCCTGCTCCCGGCGACCTCGGGCACCGTGCGATTGGGCGGACGCGAGGTCACGGCGCTGGATGACGAAGCGCTGCGGCAGTTCCGCCGCGAGGCCCAGATCGTGTTCCAGGACCCGTACTCCTCACTCAACCCGCGGATGACGGTCCAGGCTATTGTCGAGGAAGGGATGCTGGTCCACGGCATCGGGCGCAGCCGCGAGGAGCGCCGCGACCGGACGAGGAGGATCCTGGAGGGCGTGGGCCTCAAGGCCGATGCGCTGGGCTGCTACCCGCACGAATTTTCGGGCGGCCAGCGCCAGCGGATCGGCATCGCGCGGGCCCTCGCGGTCGAGCCCAAGTTCCTGGTCCTCGACGAACCTGCCAGCGCCCTGGACGTCTCAATCCAGGCACAGATCCTGAACCTTCTGAGGCGGCTCCAGGGCGCGGGAAGCGAGCGGCTCACGTACCTTTTCATCACGCACGATCTCGGCATCGTCGAATACATGGCGGACGAGGTGGCGGTGATGTACCTCGGGCGGATCGTCGAGCGGAGCCCGGCGGAAAGTCTTTTCGACGAGCCCTGCCACCCGTACACGCGGGCCCTGCTCTCGGCGATTCCCGGGCAGGAGACGCCGGGGCGCGGCGGGCGGATCCGCCTGGAGGGCGATGTGCCGTCGCCGAGCCGCCCGCCCCCCGGGTGCCACTTCCACCTCCGCTGCCCGGAGGGGATGCCCGTCTGCCGGGAACTCTACCCGGGCGAGACCGATCTCGGCGGGGGCCGGATGGTGCGATGCCACCTGTACGGCGACAAGGAG
- a CDS encoding ABC transporter permease, which yields MDPRITLGAGDTRSLYGRPSWRDVAKILGALLLLAAGALGIWRAAVALRATPGLRTVIFSNGILAATLGAFAAFLLYARGSELWRSAWRQVGRNRLAKVSLAVLGVYILIAALDSVTWRDVERPAGNSADGTTATATVLSEPRSVLDRICAPLSEKQEKTYSEPLAARLFTKETLQEEVDGRIVRRHDYPPLNYPGWHLFGTDKVGQDVFTMTLKSVRTGLVVGGLTTLIAIPFAIFFGVLAGFFGGWIDDAVQFLYTTLSSIPWILLVVCFMLVFSEASNSDERLPLLCVVMGLTGWVGLCRVLRGETLKLREKEYVQAALALGVSRFRVLARHVIPNLMHLVLITVVLRFSDLILAEAVLSYIGVGVGHDTSSWGSMINQARGELGRDPVIWWNLAAAFVAMFALVLPANLFGDALRDALDPSLRIRGERD from the coding sequence GTGGATCCGCGCATCACGCTGGGCGCCGGCGACACGCGGAGCCTCTACGGCCGCCCGTCCTGGCGCGACGTCGCGAAAATCCTTGGCGCCCTCCTGCTCCTGGCGGCGGGCGCCCTCGGAATTTGGCGCGCGGCGGTGGCGCTCAGAGCGACCCCGGGGCTGCGCACGGTGATCTTCAGCAACGGCATACTCGCCGCCACGCTGGGGGCGTTCGCGGCGTTCCTCCTTTACGCACGCGGGAGCGAACTCTGGCGGAGCGCCTGGCGCCAAGTCGGCCGGAATCGTCTTGCGAAGGTGTCGCTGGCGGTCCTTGGCGTGTACATCCTCATCGCGGCGCTGGACAGCGTAACGTGGCGCGACGTGGAGCGCCCGGCCGGAAACAGCGCTGATGGAACCACGGCGACCGCGACCGTGCTCTCGGAGCCGCGCTCCGTGCTCGACCGCATCTGCGCGCCGCTATCCGAAAAACAGGAGAAGACCTATTCGGAGCCGCTCGCGGCCAGGCTCTTCACGAAGGAGACGCTCCAGGAGGAGGTTGACGGCCGGATCGTCCGCCGCCACGACTACCCGCCTTTGAATTACCCCGGCTGGCACCTCTTCGGAACCGACAAGGTCGGGCAGGACGTCTTCACCATGACCCTCAAGAGCGTCCGCACGGGACTGGTCGTCGGCGGTCTGACGACGCTCATTGCCATCCCGTTCGCCATTTTTTTCGGCGTGCTGGCGGGCTTCTTCGGCGGCTGGATCGACGATGCGGTCCAGTTCCTCTACACCACGCTGTCGTCGATCCCGTGGATTCTCCTGGTGGTCTGTTTCATGCTGGTCTTCTCAGAGGCCAGCAACAGCGACGAGCGCCTGCCGCTGCTGTGCGTCGTGATGGGCCTGACGGGCTGGGTCGGCTTATGCCGGGTGCTCAGGGGCGAAACGCTCAAACTGCGCGAGAAGGAGTACGTTCAGGCGGCCCTCGCGCTGGGGGTCTCGCGATTCCGCGTGCTCGCCCGGCACGTGATCCCGAACCTGATGCACCTCGTGCTGATCACCGTCGTGCTGCGGTTCAGCGACCTGATCCTTGCCGAGGCGGTCCTGAGTTACATCGGCGTGGGCGTCGGGCACGACACCTCCAGTTGGGGCTCGATGATCAACCAGGCCCGGGGCGAACTCGGACGCGACCCGGTCATCTGGTGGAACCTGGCGGCGGCGTTCGTGGCCATGTTCGCGCTCGTGCTGCCGGCCAACCTGTTCGGCGATGCGCTTCGGGACGCTTTGGACCCCAGCCTGCGCATCCGCGGAGAGAGGGACTAA